From one Kiloniellales bacterium genomic stretch:
- a CDS encoding hydantoinase B/oxoprolinase family protein, with the protein MTAGDWQFWIDRGGTFTDVVARRPDGALLTHKLLSENPELYADAALQGIRDLLGLAPGAEIPAAAIGAVKMGTTVATNALLERKGERVVLLITEGFHDALRIAYQNRPRLFARRIELPELLYERVIEVEERLSAQGEVLRPLDLDAVRRDLEAAYAQGLRAAAIVLMHGYRFHDHESRVAELAAEIGFTQISVSHRVSPLMKLVSRGDTTVVDAYLSPILRRYIDRVASELGDTRLMFMQSNGGLTDSRLFQGKDSILSGPAGGIVGAVRSAAMGGFDKLISFDMGGTSTDVAHFDGEYERAFETQVAGVRMRAPMMQIHTVAAGGGSILHFDGARYRVGPDSAGAKPGPACYRRGGPLAVTDANVMLGRIVPDFFPAVFGPAGNQPLDAAVVREGFSALSVRIEQETGDTRTAEQVADGFRRIAIENMANAIKKISIERGYDVTEYVLNCFGGAGGQHACDIADTLGMTRIFLHPFAGVLSAYGMGLADVRAMREAAVEAELGDALLTKLDDRLEALAAEARKELRRQDIAGARISVLKKVHLRYVGTDSAMIVDFGPRPAVIEAFEAAHQQRYGFFMPEKGHIVEAISVEAIGATDAADDPRLEAPAGRAAPRPKATTRMFAREAWYETPVFERAELAPGDRLDGPAILLESGSTTVVDPGWQARLTARNHLVMERVVPLERAHAVGTQADPVMLEIFNNLFMSIAEQMGSTLEKTAYSVNIKERLDFSCAVFDAGGNLVANAPHMPVHLGSMSESVRAVIRQNRGKLQPGEVYVLNAPYNGGTHLPDITVITPVFDAEGREILFYVGSRGHHADIGGTTPGSMPPDSRTVEEEGVLIDNFRLVAEGRFREAEMRALLASGPFPARNPDQNIADLKAQIAANEKGVQELRKMVAHFGLEVVQAYMIHVQDNAEEQVRRVLDRLADGHFVYPMDNGSRIEVAVTVDKPARRARIDFTGTSAQLESNFNAPSAVCRAAVLYVFRTLVDDEIPMNEGCLKPLDIVIPEGSMLKPDYPAAVVAGNVETSQAITDCLFGATGVLAGAQGTMNNLTFGNDRHQYYETIAGGSGAGPDFDGTDAIHTHMTNSRLTDPEVLEWRFPVVLESFAIRRGSGGKGRQRGGDGTVRRLRFLEDMTVSILSNHRKVPNFGIDGGEPGALGRNWVERRDGGREVLTGTDRAELQPGDVFVIETPGGGGFGPPDTAREAAE; encoded by the coding sequence GTGACGGCAGGCGACTGGCAGTTCTGGATCGACCGGGGCGGGACCTTCACCGACGTCGTGGCGCGGCGGCCCGACGGCGCCCTGCTGACCCACAAGCTCCTGTCGGAGAACCCGGAACTCTACGCCGACGCCGCCCTTCAGGGAATCCGGGACCTGCTCGGCCTGGCGCCGGGCGCGGAAATCCCGGCCGCGGCCATCGGGGCGGTCAAGATGGGCACCACGGTGGCGACCAACGCCCTGCTCGAGCGCAAGGGCGAGCGGGTGGTCCTGCTGATCACCGAGGGCTTCCACGACGCCTTGCGGATCGCCTACCAGAACCGGCCCCGGCTCTTCGCCCGCCGGATCGAGCTGCCGGAGCTGCTCTACGAGCGGGTGATCGAGGTCGAGGAACGGCTTAGCGCCCAGGGCGAGGTGCTGCGGCCGCTCGACCTGGACGCGGTCCGCCGGGACCTGGAGGCTGCCTACGCCCAGGGCCTGCGAGCCGCCGCCATCGTCTTGATGCACGGCTACCGCTTCCACGACCACGAGAGCCGGGTCGCCGAGCTGGCCGCGGAGATCGGCTTCACCCAGATCTCGGTCAGCCACCGGGTCAGCCCGCTGATGAAGCTGGTCTCGCGCGGCGACACCACGGTGGTCGACGCCTACCTCTCGCCGATCCTGCGCCGCTACATCGACCGGGTCGCCAGCGAGCTGGGCGACACCCGCCTGATGTTCATGCAGTCCAACGGCGGCCTGACCGATTCCCGCCTGTTCCAAGGCAAGGACTCGATCCTTTCCGGCCCGGCCGGCGGCATCGTCGGCGCCGTACGTTCGGCGGCCATGGGCGGCTTCGACAAGCTGATCTCCTTCGACATGGGCGGCACCTCCACCGATGTCGCGCACTTCGACGGGGAGTACGAACGCGCCTTCGAAACCCAGGTCGCAGGCGTACGCATGCGGGCCCCGATGATGCAGATCCATACGGTTGCGGCCGGCGGCGGCTCGATCCTGCACTTCGACGGCGCGCGCTACCGGGTCGGCCCGGACTCGGCCGGGGCCAAGCCCGGACCCGCCTGCTACCGCCGCGGCGGGCCGCTCGCCGTGACCGATGCCAACGTGATGCTGGGCCGGATCGTCCCGGATTTCTTCCCGGCGGTCTTCGGCCCCGCCGGCAATCAGCCCCTGGATGCCGCGGTCGTAAGGGAAGGCTTTTCCGCCCTTTCCGTACGTATCGAGCAAGAAACCGGCGATACACGTACGGCTGAGCAGGTCGCTGACGGCTTCCGCCGCATCGCGATCGAGAACATGGCCAACGCGATCAAGAAGATCTCGATCGAGCGCGGCTACGACGTCACCGAGTACGTGCTCAACTGCTTCGGCGGCGCCGGCGGCCAGCACGCCTGCGACATCGCCGACACCCTGGGCATGACCCGGATCTTCCTGCACCCCTTCGCCGGCGTGCTCTCGGCCTACGGCATGGGCCTCGCCGACGTGCGGGCGATGCGCGAGGCGGCCGTCGAAGCCGAATTGGGTGACGCGCTGTTGACCAAGCTGGACGATCGGCTCGAGGCCCTGGCCGCCGAGGCGCGCAAGGAACTGCGGCGCCAGGACATCGCCGGGGCCCGGATCTCGGTGCTCAAGAAAGTTCACCTGCGCTACGTAGGCACCGATTCCGCCATGATCGTCGACTTCGGTCCGCGCCCGGCGGTGATCGAGGCCTTCGAAGCGGCTCATCAGCAGCGCTACGGCTTCTTCATGCCGGAGAAGGGCCACATCGTCGAGGCGATCTCGGTCGAGGCCATCGGCGCGACCGACGCTGCCGACGACCCGCGGCTGGAGGCCCCGGCAGGCCGCGCCGCACCCCGGCCCAAGGCGACGACCCGGATGTTCGCCCGCGAGGCCTGGTACGAGACGCCGGTCTTCGAGCGCGCCGAGCTGGCGCCGGGGGACCGCCTCGACGGCCCGGCGATCCTGCTGGAGTCGGGCAGCACCACGGTGGTCGACCCGGGCTGGCAGGCCCGCCTCACCGCGCGCAACCACCTGGTCATGGAGCGGGTCGTGCCGCTGGAGCGGGCCCACGCCGTGGGCACCCAGGCAGACCCGGTGATGCTGGAGATCTTCAACAACCTCTTCATGTCGATCGCCGAGCAGATGGGCTCGACCCTGGAGAAGACCGCCTACTCGGTGAACATCAAGGAGCGGCTGGACTTTTCCTGCGCGGTCTTCGACGCCGGCGGCAACCTGGTCGCCAACGCGCCGCACATGCCGGTCCACCTGGGCTCGATGAGCGAGAGCGTCCGCGCCGTGATCCGCCAGAACCGGGGCAAGCTCCAGCCCGGCGAGGTCTACGTCCTCAACGCGCCCTACAACGGCGGCACCCACCTGCCCGACATCACCGTGATCACCCCGGTCTTCGACGCCGAGGGCCGCGAGATCCTGTTCTACGTCGGCAGCCGCGGCCACCACGCCGATATCGGCGGCACCACGCCCGGCTCGATGCCGCCGGACAGCCGCACGGTCGAGGAGGAGGGCGTGCTGATCGACAACTTCCGCCTGGTCGCCGAGGGCCGCTTCCGCGAGGCCGAGATGCGGGCGCTTTTGGCTTCCGGCCCCTTTCCGGCGCGCAACCCGGACCAGAACATCGCCGACCTCAAGGCCCAGATCGCCGCCAACGAGAAGGGCGTCCAGGAGCTGCGCAAGATGGTCGCGCACTTCGGGCTGGAGGTCGTGCAGGCCTACATGATCCACGTCCAGGACAACGCCGAGGAGCAGGTCCGCCGGGTGCTCGACCGGCTCGCCGACGGCCACTTCGTCTATCCCATGGACAACGGCAGCCGGATCGAGGTCGCGGTCACGGTCGACAAGCCGGCGCGCCGCGCCCGGATCGACTTCACCGGGACCAGCGCGCAGCTGGAGAGCAACTTCAACGCGCCCTCGGCGGTCTGCCGCGCGGCGGTGCTCTACGTCTTCCGGACCCTGGTCGACGACGAGATCCCGATGAACGAGGGCTGCCTCAAGCCGCTGGACATCGTGATCCCCGAGGGCTCGATGCTGAAGCCCGACTATCCGGCCGCCGTGGTCGCCGGCAACGTCGAGACCAGCCAGGCGATCACCGACTGCCTCTTCGGCGCCACCGGCGTGCTGGCCGGGGCCCAGGGCACCATGAACAACCTGACCTTCGGCAACGACCGGCACCAGTACTACGAGACCATTGCCGGCGGCTCCGGCGCCGGGCCGGACTTCGACGGCACCGATGCCATCCACACCCACATGACCAACTCGCGCCTGACCGATCCGGAGGTGCTGGAGTGGCGCTTTCCGGTGGTCCTGGAATCCTTCGCCATCCGCCGCGGCTCCGGCGGCAAGGGCCGGCAGCGCGGCGGCGACGGCACGGTCCGCCGCCTGCGCTTCCTGGAGGACATGACGGTCTCGATCCTCTCCAATCACCGCAAGGTGCCGAACTTCGGGATCGACGGCGGCGAGCCGGGCGCCCTGGGCCGCAACTGGGTGGAGCGGCGCGACGGCGGCCGCGAGGTACTCACCGGCACCGACCGCGCCGAGCTGCAGCCGGGCGACGTCTTCGTCATCGAGACCCCCGGCGGCGGCGGCTTCGGCCCACCGGACACGGCCCGGGAGGCGGCGGAATGA
- a CDS encoding N-acetylmuramoyl-L-alanine amidase gives MTTVERPSPNHNARPEGQAVDILLLHYTGMESAEAALERMCDPAAEVSAHYCIDEDGTLYILVPEGRRAWHAGRALWGGESDINSRSIGIELVNPGHEFGYRAFPEPQMARLIALAGEILDRHPIPPARVLGHSDVAPLRKEDPGELFDWPRLAAAGIGVWPNDPPPLAEAPAEAEVRAALARFGYGYLDADPTAVLRAFQRHFRPSAVTGKADAETAARLLALVGRLA, from the coding sequence ATGACCACCGTGGAACGACCCTCCCCCAACCACAACGCCCGGCCGGAGGGCCAGGCGGTGGACATCCTGCTGCTGCACTACACCGGCATGGAGAGCGCCGAGGCGGCGCTCGAGAGGATGTGCGATCCGGCGGCCGAGGTCAGCGCCCACTACTGCATCGACGAGGACGGCACGCTCTACATCCTGGTGCCGGAGGGGCGCCGGGCCTGGCACGCCGGCCGGGCGCTCTGGGGCGGGGAAAGCGATATCAACAGCCGCTCGATCGGCATCGAGCTGGTCAATCCGGGCCACGAGTTCGGCTATCGCGCCTTCCCCGAGCCGCAGATGGCGCGGCTGATCGCGCTGGCCGGCGAGATCCTGGACCGCCACCCGATCCCGCCCGCGCGGGTCCTGGGCCATTCCGACGTCGCGCCGCTGCGCAAGGAGGACCCGGGCGAGCTCTTCGACTGGCCGCGCTTGGCGGCGGCCGGCATCGGCGTCTGGCCGAACGACCCGCCCCCTCTGGCCGAGGCCCCGGCCGAGGCCGAGGTCCGCGCCGCTCTGGCCCGCTTCGGCTACGGCTACCTGGACGCGGACCCGACGGCCGTGCTCCGCGCCTTCCAGCGCCACTTCCGGCCGTCCGCGGTCACCGGCAAAGCCGACGCCGAGACCGCCGCGCGCCTGCTCGCCCTGGTGGGCCGCCTCGCTTGA
- a CDS encoding DUF3750 domain-containing protein, whose amino-acid sequence MRIRRVLLGSLLLLAILLGGPLLAAVTGMVDVSGDWSTASREPAGVAPDPANTPEAVVQVYGARAFGWRGAFAVHTWVAVKRAGAPVYTTHEVIGWRFFHGGSPVVSRQGVPDRHWFGARPEIYRDLRGAAAEAVIGRIEAAVRSYPFKAEYRTWPGPNSNTFTAWIAREVPELGLELPPTAVGKDYLGTTRFAALSPSGTGVQISLLGLLGGLAAWEEGLELHVLGLTLGIDPLDLGLKLPGLGRLAPARSKSASGSSTG is encoded by the coding sequence ATGCGGATCCGGCGCGTGCTTCTCGGCTCACTCTTGCTTCTTGCAATCCTGCTCGGCGGCCCCCTTTTGGCGGCGGTGACCGGCATGGTGGACGTCTCCGGCGACTGGAGCACGGCAAGCCGCGAGCCGGCCGGGGTGGCGCCGGACCCGGCAAACACGCCCGAGGCCGTGGTCCAGGTCTACGGGGCCCGCGCCTTCGGCTGGCGCGGCGCCTTCGCCGTGCACACCTGGGTCGCGGTCAAGCGGGCCGGCGCGCCGGTCTACACGACCCACGAGGTGATCGGCTGGCGCTTCTTCCACGGCGGCTCGCCGGTGGTCAGCCGCCAGGGCGTGCCCGACCGCCACTGGTTCGGCGCCCGGCCCGAGATCTACCGGGACCTGCGCGGCGCGGCCGCCGAGGCCGTAATCGGGCGCATCGAGGCCGCCGTTCGGTCCTACCCTTTCAAGGCCGAATACCGCACCTGGCCGGGGCCGAACTCCAACACCTTCACCGCCTGGATCGCCCGCGAGGTCCCGGAGCTGGGCCTCGAGCTGCCGCCGACCGCGGTCGGCAAGGACTACCTAGGCACCACCCGCTTCGCCGCGCTCAGCCCCAGCGGCACCGGTGTCCAGATCTCGCTGCTCGGCCTGCTCGGCGGCCTGGCGGCCTGGGAGGAAGGCCTGGAGCTGCACGTCCTGGGCCTGACCCTGGGCATCGATCCGCTCGACCTCGGGCTCAAGCTGCCCGGCCTCGGCCGCCTGGCCCCGGCGCGGTCGAAGAGCGCCTCCGGATCTTCCACCGGCTGA
- a CDS encoding winged helix DNA-binding protein codes for MTAPASGRPIVSSAHLVSEASPELSEFEFGLIIAGHAFNRWIVRCMAAAGLKDLGALDVLVLHWVNHRGREKKLADICLALNVEDSHLVTYALKKLSKLGLIERRRRGKEIFFSTSEAGQAACAGYREVREACLIAALDPFTGGRVEALNPEIGKAAELLRALSGLYDQAARAATSL; via the coding sequence ATGACCGCCCCCGCGTCCGGCCGGCCGATCGTCTCCTCGGCGCATCTGGTCTCCGAGGCCTCGCCCGAGCTCAGCGAGTTCGAGTTCGGGCTGATCATCGCGGGGCACGCCTTCAACCGCTGGATCGTGCGCTGCATGGCCGCGGCAGGCCTCAAGGACCTGGGCGCCCTCGACGTCCTAGTGCTGCACTGGGTCAACCACCGGGGCCGCGAGAAGAAGCTGGCGGACATCTGCCTGGCCCTGAACGTCGAGGACAGCCACCTGGTGACCTACGCGCTGAAGAAGCTCTCCAAGCTCGGCCTGATCGAGCGGCGGCGCCGCGGCAAGGAGATCTTTTTCTCGACCAGCGAGGCGGGGCAGGCGGCCTGCGCGGGCTACCGCGAGGTCCGCGAGGCCTGCCTGATCGCCGCCCTCGACCCCTTTACCGGCGGCCGGGTCGAGGCCCTGAACCCCGAGATCGGCAAGGCGGCCGAGCTCCTGCGCGCGCTTTCCGGGCTCTACGACCAGGCCGCGCGGGCGGCGACCTCGCTGTGA
- the mraZ gene encoding division/cell wall cluster transcriptional repressor MraZ encodes MSVFIGTFENKVDRKGRVSVPATFRSALQGQAFHGIIAFRSYRAPAIEACGMDFMQRLNESVSDMDLFSETHDDLATTIFADSHQLALDGDGRIMMPAELAEHAGITDRAAFVGKGPIFQIWEPGRLDEHKDAARERARSQGLTLPLRPGGGGR; translated from the coding sequence GTGTCGGTGTTTATTGGCACCTTCGAGAACAAGGTCGACCGCAAGGGACGGGTCTCCGTCCCGGCGACCTTCCGTTCTGCGCTCCAGGGCCAGGCCTTCCACGGGATCATCGCCTTCCGCTCCTACCGGGCGCCGGCGATCGAGGCCTGTGGCATGGACTTCATGCAGCGCCTGAACGAGAGCGTCTCGGACATGGATCTCTTCTCCGAGACCCACGACGACCTGGCGACCACGATCTTCGCGGATTCCCATCAGCTGGCGCTGGACGGCGACGGCCGGATCATGATGCCGGCGGAGCTGGCCGAGCATGCCGGCATCACGGACCGGGCGGCCTTCGTCGGCAAGGGCCCGATCTTCCAGATCTGGGAGCCCGGGCGCCTGGACGAGCACAAGGACGCGGCCCGCGAACGGGCCCGCAGCCAAGGCCTGACCCTGCCGCTGCGGCCGGGCGGAGGTGGCCGATGA
- a CDS encoding EamA family transporter, producing the protein MSFAIRPLHVALYVLVMFVWALNFPIAKVGLAQLPPMLLMALRFALVAVMLLPFVRPPRGQWRDVFLISVTLGLLHFALMFTGLSRLDAATAAIAIQLQVPFASILAAIFLRDRLGWRRGLGMAIAFGGVAFIAGEPRLQGQYLALGLVLAAAAMWSIANLQVKLLGQVDGMMLIAWTAAFATPQLLAASFVLETGQLEALAAADWRAFGSVAYQAAFVVVLGYGLWYWLLQRYEVNQAMPFTLLVPPFAVVASVVFLDETLTLPMALGGAMTVLGVGIIVLRRPRTTAPETERL; encoded by the coding sequence GTGTCCTTCGCGATCAGGCCGCTGCACGTCGCGCTCTACGTCCTCGTGATGTTCGTCTGGGCGCTGAACTTCCCGATCGCCAAGGTCGGCCTGGCGCAGCTGCCGCCGATGCTTCTGATGGCGCTGCGCTTCGCCCTGGTCGCCGTGATGCTGCTGCCCTTCGTCCGGCCGCCGCGCGGGCAGTGGCGCGACGTCTTTCTGATCTCGGTGACCCTGGGCCTGCTGCACTTCGCCCTGATGTTCACCGGCCTCAGCCGCCTGGACGCGGCGACCGCGGCCATCGCGATCCAGCTCCAGGTGCCCTTCGCCTCGATCCTGGCGGCGATCTTCCTGCGCGACCGCCTGGGCTGGCGCCGGGGCCTGGGCATGGCCATCGCCTTCGGCGGCGTCGCCTTCATCGCCGGCGAGCCGCGGCTGCAGGGCCAGTACCTGGCCCTCGGCCTGGTCCTGGCCGCGGCGGCGATGTGGTCGATCGCCAACCTCCAGGTCAAGCTGCTGGGCCAGGTCGACGGCATGATGCTGATCGCCTGGACCGCCGCCTTCGCCACGCCCCAGCTCCTGGCGGCGTCCTTCGTGCTGGAGACGGGCCAGCTCGAGGCCCTGGCCGCAGCCGACTGGCGCGCCTTCGGCTCGGTGGCCTACCAGGCAGCCTTCGTGGTGGTCCTGGGCTACGGCCTCTGGTACTGGCTGCTGCAGCGCTACGAGGTCAACCAGGCCATGCCCTTCACCCTTCTGGTGCCGCCTTTCGCCGTGGTCGCCTCGGTCGTCTTCCTCGACGAGACGCTGACCCTGCCCATGGCGCTGGGCGGGGCCATGACCGTGCTGGGCGTCGGCATCATCGTGCTGCGCCGCCCGCGCACCACGGCACCGGAAACGGAAAGGTTGTAG
- a CDS encoding aspartate/glutamate racemase family protein produces the protein MSFRLGVVQLNTRFPRLPGDIGNPQSFPFPVVYRRVEAATVAAVVREGAADEAAARALIGAAHALVESDGVSLIATSCGFLGALQRRLEQAVSVPVIASAFALLPFLRQVYGEAATIGVLTFDARRLSAAHFGPWSDAGTLVEGIEGGELHRVIAGDLPALDREAAEDEVCAAGRRLLARGPETAAILLECTNLSPYCRALAKATGRPVYDLNQAIGWIAAGAS, from the coding sequence GTGTCCTTTCGCCTCGGCGTCGTTCAGCTCAACACGCGCTTCCCGCGGCTTCCGGGCGACATCGGCAATCCGCAGAGCTTTCCCTTTCCCGTGGTCTATCGCCGGGTTGAGGCGGCGACGGTGGCGGCCGTGGTGCGCGAAGGCGCGGCGGACGAGGCGGCCGCGCGGGCGCTGATCGGCGCGGCGCACGCCCTGGTGGAAAGCGACGGTGTGTCGCTGATCGCCACCAGCTGCGGTTTTCTCGGAGCCCTGCAGAGGCGCCTGGAGCAGGCCGTCTCCGTGCCGGTGATCGCCTCGGCCTTCGCGCTGCTGCCCTTCCTGCGGCAGGTCTACGGCGAAGCCGCGACGATCGGGGTGCTGACCTTCGACGCCCGGCGGCTGAGCGCCGCTCATTTCGGGCCCTGGTCGGATGCCGGCACTCTGGTCGAGGGGATCGAGGGCGGCGAGCTCCATCGGGTGATCGCCGGCGACCTGCCGGCGCTGGACCGGGAGGCGGCCGAGGACGAGGTCTGCGCCGCGGGCCGACGGCTCCTGGCGCGCGGCCCCGAGACGGCGGCGATCCTTCTGGAGTGCACCAACCTCTCGCCCTATTGCCGGGCGCTGGCGAAGGCGACCGGGCGGCCGGTCTACGACCTGAACCAGGCGATCGGCTGGATCGCGGCGGGCGCGTCATGA
- the rsmH gene encoding 16S rRNA (cytosine(1402)-N(4))-methyltransferase RsmH, translating to MTAPRQESTGAPGGHVPVLLNEVLEALAPRDGAIYVDATFGAGGYSRAILEAADCAVWGLDRDPEAIAEGRPLAEGYAGRLTLVEGRFSEMDELVTARPIDGVALDLGVSSMQLDRPERGFSFRADGPLDMRMGGQGPSAADLVNGCPEAELADIIYRYGEERRSRRIARAIVEARRSARIERTLQLAEIVGAAVRPHVRPRGETIHPATRTFQALRIAVNDELAEIDAGLAAAERLLAPGGRLAVVAFHSLEDRKVKSFLRTRSGALPRTSRHLPATTQVDRAPTFELLLKGARKPTATEISVNPRARSARLRAARRTSADAWRPAASGGDS from the coding sequence ATGACCGCCCCGCGCCAGGAGTCGACGGGCGCCCCCGGCGGGCACGTCCCCGTTCTTCTGAACGAGGTGCTGGAGGCGCTGGCGCCGCGCGACGGCGCGATCTACGTCGACGCGACCTTCGGCGCCGGCGGCTACAGCCGCGCCATCCTGGAGGCCGCCGACTGCGCGGTCTGGGGCCTGGACCGCGATCCCGAGGCGATCGCCGAAGGCCGGCCCCTGGCCGAAGGCTACGCCGGCCGCCTGACCCTGGTCGAAGGGCGCTTCAGCGAGATGGACGAGCTGGTCACGGCACGGCCCATCGACGGCGTGGCCCTGGACCTCGGCGTCTCCTCCATGCAGCTGGACCGGCCGGAGCGCGGCTTCTCCTTCCGCGCCGACGGCCCCTTGGACATGCGCATGGGCGGCCAGGGCCCGAGCGCGGCCGACCTGGTCAACGGCTGCCCGGAAGCGGAGCTGGCCGACATCATTTACCGCTACGGCGAGGAGCGCCGCTCCCGCCGCATCGCCCGTGCCATCGTCGAGGCGCGCCGCAGCGCGCGGATCGAACGCACCCTGCAGCTGGCCGAGATCGTCGGCGCGGCGGTGAGGCCCCACGTGAGGCCAAGGGGCGAGACCATCCATCCGGCGACCCGGACCTTCCAGGCCCTGCGGATCGCCGTCAACGACGAGCTGGCGGAGATCGACGCCGGCCTGGCCGCGGCCGAGCGGCTGCTCGCCCCCGGCGGGCGCCTGGCCGTGGTCGCTTTCCATTCCCTTGAAGACCGCAAGGTCAAGAGCTTCCTGCGCACGCGGAGCGGGGCCCTCCCCAGGACCTCCCGTCACCTGCCCGCCACTACGCAGGTTGACCGGGCTCCCACCTTTGAGCTCCTCCTCAAAGGGGCCCGGAAGCCGACGGCGACGGAAATCTCCGTCAACCCCAGGGCGCGCTCTGCCCGGTTGCGCGCCGCCCGTCGTACGTCGGCAGATGCTTGGCGGCCGGCCGCCTCAGGAGGCGACTCGTGA
- a CDS encoding TRAP transporter substrate-binding protein: MTHSRTSLAAAAAAAVMAAGLATAQAGEKWDMPLAYAATNYHSENATAFAKAVTEASGGELEIVTHPSGSLFKGGEIFRAVRTGQAPIGERLISALGNEDPIFEIDALPFLATSFDDARKLHEASKPALEQVLEAKGVKLLYAVPWPPQGLYNKNPVESAADMKGVKFRAYNAATSRLAELMGAVPTKIEAAELVQAFATGVADSMISSGSTGYDRKIWEHVKYWYDVQAWLPKNMVVVNLEAWNGLNEKTQGVVTKAAADAEAAGWAKAQELADWYKEQLAANGMTIEGPSDQLRADFIKIGDQMTQEWLERAGGDGKSVIEAYKKM; encoded by the coding sequence ATGACGCACTCGAGGACATCGCTCGCCGCCGCGGCGGCGGCGGCCGTCATGGCGGCCGGGCTCGCGACCGCGCAGGCCGGCGAGAAATGGGACATGCCGCTGGCCTACGCGGCGACCAACTATCACTCCGAGAACGCGACCGCCTTCGCCAAGGCGGTGACCGAGGCCTCTGGCGGCGAGCTGGAGATCGTCACCCATCCCAGCGGCTCGCTGTTCAAGGGCGGCGAGATCTTCCGCGCGGTCCGCACCGGCCAGGCACCGATCGGCGAGCGCTTGATCTCGGCCCTGGGCAACGAGGATCCGATTTTCGAGATCGACGCCCTGCCGTTCCTGGCGACCAGCTTCGACGATGCCCGGAAGCTTCACGAGGCCTCGAAGCCGGCCCTGGAGCAGGTCCTGGAGGCGAAGGGCGTCAAGCTGCTCTACGCCGTGCCCTGGCCGCCCCAGGGGCTCTACAACAAGAACCCGGTCGAAAGCGCGGCCGACATGAAGGGCGTCAAGTTCCGCGCCTACAACGCCGCAACCTCCCGCCTGGCCGAGCTGATGGGCGCGGTGCCGACCAAGATCGAGGCGGCGGAGCTGGTCCAGGCCTTCGCCACCGGCGTCGCCGACAGCATGATCTCGTCCGGATCGACCGGCTACGACCGCAAGATCTGGGAACACGTCAAGTACTGGTACGACGTCCAGGCCTGGCTGCCCAAGAACATGGTGGTGGTGAACCTGGAGGCCTGGAACGGCCTGAACGAAAAGACCCAGGGCGTCGTCACGAAGGCCGCCGCGGACGCCGAGGCGGCCGGCTGGGCCAAGGCGCAGGAGCTGGCCGACTGGTACAAGGAGCAGCTCGCCGCCAACGGCATGACCATCGAAGGCCCCAGCGACCAGCTTCGCGCCGACTTCATCAAGATCGGCGACCAGATGACGCAGGAGTGGCTCGAGCGGGCGGGCGGCGACGGCAAGTCCGTGATCGAGGCCTACAAGAAGATGTAA
- a CDS encoding TerB family tellurite resistance protein has product MSIWGKLLGGGVGLALGGPLGALLGAVAGHAVDKMSQSIREAGEDGEPGDATKRIAFTIGVIVLGAKMAKADGRVTEDEVRAFREVFHVPQDELKNVGRLFNQARRDARGFEPYAKQIARMFRDNPAVLEELLDGLFHIARADGRIAEPEIDYLHRVAEIFGLDKRAWDRLRAANLGKAEEDPFNLLGVAPDAGDDEIKTAYRALVRENHPDRLIAQGMPQEFIDLANEKLAKINAAYDRIAKDRGLN; this is encoded by the coding sequence GTGAGCATTTGGGGCAAACTGCTGGGCGGCGGCGTCGGTCTCGCCCTCGGCGGACCGCTGGGCGCACTGCTGGGTGCGGTGGCCGGGCATGCGGTCGACAAGATGAGCCAGTCGATCCGCGAAGCCGGCGAGGACGGCGAGCCGGGCGACGCGACCAAGCGCATCGCCTTCACCATCGGGGTCATCGTGCTGGGCGCCAAGATGGCCAAGGCCGACGGCCGGGTGACCGAGGACGAAGTCCGCGCCTTCCGCGAGGTCTTCCACGTCCCCCAGGACGAGCTGAAGAACGTCGGCCGGCTGTTCAACCAGGCGCGCCGGGATGCCCGCGGCTTCGAGCCCTACGCCAAGCAGATCGCCCGCATGTTCCGCGACAACCCGGCGGTGCTCGAGGAGCTGCTCGACGGCCTGTTCCACATCGCTCGGGCCGACGGCCGCATCGCCGAGCCGGAGATCGACTACCTGCACCGGGTCGCCGAGATCTTCGGCCTGGACAAGCGCGCCTGGGATCGCCTGCGGGCGGCCAACCTCGGCAAGGCCGAGGAGGACCCCTTCAACCTGCTCGGCGTTGCGCCGGACGCCGGCGATGACGAGATCAAGACCGCCTACCGTGCCCTGGTCCGCGAGAACCATCCGGACCGCCTGATCGCCCAGGGCATGCCCCAGGAGTTCATCGACCTGGCCAACGAGAAGCTGGCCAAGATCAACGCCGCCTACGACCGGATCGCCAAGGACCGGGGCCTGAATTGA